The sequence below is a genomic window from Paenibacillus silvisoli.
CGTTACGCTAATCACGTTGCTGTTCCCCGAAACATTGCCTGCCGCATCTTTCGCTCTAACCATATAGGTATAGCTCGTCGATGCTCTAAGTCCGGAATCGGTGAAGGAAGTGCTTGCCGCGGTACCGGCCAAACCGCCGTTCCGATAGATTTCGTAGCCAGATACGCCGACATTATCCGTCGCAGCTGACCAGCCGAGGCTGATGCTGCTTGCCGTTTTGCCTGTCGATGTTAGCGTCGGGGCAGACGGCGCTTGCGTATCAATGCCTCCGCCTTCGACGCTTCCGGTGTACGCACCGCTTGTCAGGCTATAGCCAAGCGTCGTATCGCTTTTCAATCGTGCGAACGAACCAAGTGATTGATTAGCGGGAGCCGTGCCGATGCCGACTCTACCGATCGGCGTTCTGCCTCCGGCGTAATAGTTGGTATTGGCAAATCGTGCGCTTGGCATCCAGCCAGCCGGATCCAGAATGGCCAGCGCCAGGGTATAGGTTCCGTTCGGCACGGTCCTCGGAATCGTAAACATGGCGTTTACCGTATTGACGGCCGGTGCTTGATTGTAAGCACGAGTCGACTTGTTCCATCCCGTCCCGGGCAGCCATTTTCGAATGTCATCTTGGAACAATCCCTTCCAGGCAACCGTCCCATCGCTCTTCAGCAGACTCGCTTCGACCGGCCAGTTATAATAGAACGGCGAAGAGCCTTTGTTCGTCACTTGGAACGATACGTTTATCGTTCCGCCAGGCGCCACATTGTCCGTGAACGATGCCTGACTCAGCACAAAACGATAGCCCAGCACCTTCTGCATGTTCACAGCCCCGGCTGCGACTGCGGCATTGCTCGCCGTATAATCCGAAATCCAGCCTAAGCTCGAAGTGTGGGTGTTCATAATCCAGTCAATGACATAGTTCGTGTTTGACGCGCTGCTGAGCGTTCCATTCGGATTGCCGCCTAAACTGGACTGATTGCCCCAGTTATAGGCTACTTCACCGCTGTTGATCTGCGTCCTCCACGTATCGCGAGAAATTTCCCCATTCCCGCCGGCGGCATCATCCGGCAGCGCGAAGGAATCCCAGAAAATTCCGAAATTGTAAGACACGAACGTCTCTGGATAGCGCACAAGCACTTTTTTGTTACGGAACGCTGCCGTTGACGCATCGCCTAGCGCCTTTTGAAAACTGAGCGGGATACGATTTGTCCCGTCAGGAAACTTATTAGGATAAATATGGTGCTCGCCCCATCTTCCATATAATCCAAGCTCTACAAAGGCTACCCGCGGATCGTTGTCCCATGCTTGCCCAATCTTCGCGATGAACGCCACAAGCCGGGATTTCAAGGTGTCCGACAGCCATTGATTGACGGGATCGCCATGCGGGACGCCGTTTGGCCAAAACTCCCCGGATCCCGGTTGAACGATGACGACGCGTGGAACGACCTTAATATTCTTTTTCTCAATGCCCGCCCAAGCCTTATTGCTCCAATCTTTGATCTTCTGAACGGTGTCTGTTGCATTAACCTCCAGATCGGTGTACTTGATATAATGTTTATAAATAGCCGCATATTCATGATTCGGAAAAGAAGTAACGTTTACGTCGCGCGACGGTCTAAAACCCATGATGGGATTTCTGAATGCTTCCGGCGTTTCAGCCAATTTAACCGTAATGGTTCCCACTGTCTCATTCGCCTCCTCAAAAACTTGTTCCCTCCGCTCCGGATTAACATGAGCAATTCTGCCGTGCAGAGGGGCTTTTTAAACTTTATTTCTCTTACAATATACGAGGACGAGCATAATCGGTGATGAAAATGAAAGAAAAAGCAAGCCCATTTCATAATTGGGCTTGCTTGAGTTCGAGGATCAGGTATCACTGAAAGTGCACGGGGTGGTAAAAAAAAAGAGACGTTTGACTCCTGCGGAAGTCAAACGGCCTCTATTGGACTGACTGGGAGCTTAACCCCTGGTTGGTCTTTTCTAATCAAAATCATATCTCTGCTCTTTAAACGGATCCCCATACATATGGTACCCATTCCGCTCCCAGAAGCCGGCCTTATCCGCCGCCATGAACTCGATTCCGCGCAGCCATTTCGCGCTCTTCCAGAAGTACAGGTGCGGCACGACCATCCGTACCGGATACCCGTGCTCCGGCGAGAGCAGCTCGCCGTTATGCTTGATCGCGAGGAACGACGTGTCGCGCAGGAAATCCTCCAGCGGCAAATTCGTCGTCCAGCCGTGCTCGGCGTGCAGCATGACGAACTTCGCTTCCGGCGCCAGCTTCACCCGCTCCATAACGGTGGATACGGCAACCCCTTCCCACACATTGTCGAGCTTCGACCAGGTCGTCACGCAATGAATATCGTTCGCGAACTCGCGGCGGGGGAGCTTCATGAAATCCTTATACGGAATAACGGCTTCTTCCTCCACCAAGCCGAACAAACGCAAATTCCATAGACTCATATCGCGGTAGTACGGCACCTCGCCATGATGCAGGACGGGAAAGCCCGCCGTCACCCGCTGTCCGGGCGGCACTCTTGTAGGATCCAGAGTAGGTTGGATAAGATTCACGCTCCAAATCTAGATTTGCATTAGCATAGCGCCTAAACTACGCCC
It includes:
- a CDS encoding DUF4832 domain-containing protein translates to MGTITVKLAETPEAFRNPIMGFRPSRDVNVTSFPNHEYAAIYKHYIKYTDLEVNATDTVQKIKDWSNKAWAGIEKKNIKVVPRVVIVQPGSGEFWPNGVPHGDPVNQWLSDTLKSRLVAFIAKIGQAWDNDPRVAFVELGLYGRWGEHHIYPNKFPDGTNRIPLSFQKALGDASTAAFRNKKVLVRYPETFVSYNFGIFWDSFALPDDAAGGNGEISRDTWRTQINSGEVAYNWGNQSSLGGNPNGTLSSASNTNYVIDWIMNTHTSSLGWISDYTASNAAVAAGAVNMQKVLGYRFVLSQASFTDNVAPGGTINVSFQVTNKGSSPFYYNWPVEASLLKSDGTVAWKGLFQDDIRKWLPGTGWNKSTRAYNQAPAVNTVNAMFTIPRTVPNGTYTLALAILDPAGWMPSARFANTNYYAGGRTPIGRVGIGTAPANQSLGSFARLKSDTTLGYSLTSGAYTGSVEGGGIDTQAPSAPTLTSTGKTASSISLGWSAATDNVGVSGYEIYRNGGLAGTAASTSFTDSGLRASTSYTYMVRAKDAAGNVSGNSNVISVTTNAASTGGTSVTFEAESSANTLAGGARVVSCSSCSGGAKVGYVGNNRGTLQFNRINVAAAGAYTLIIFYVNGDSAARSARISVNGTTANLSFPSTGSWTTLGTLRATVQLKAGDNTIMFSNPTGWAPDFDRIQIVRS
- a CDS encoding sulfite oxidase-like oxidoreductase, yielding MNLIQPTLDPTRVPPGQRVTAGFPVLHHGEVPYYRDMSLWNLRLFGLVEEEAVIPYKDFMKLPRREFANDIHCVTTWSKLDNVWEGVAVSTVMERVKLAPEAKFVMLHAEHGWTTNLPLEDFLRDTSFLAIKHNGELLSPEHGYPVRMVVPHLYFWKSAKWLRGIEFMAADKAGFWERNGYHMYGDPFKEQRYDFD